The following are from one region of the Streptomyces changanensis genome:
- the lpdA gene encoding dihydrolipoyl dehydrogenase, with protein MSDRFDVVVLGAGPGGYVAAIRAAQLGKRVAVVEEKYWGGVCLNVGCIPTKALLRNAELAHIFTHEAKTFGIKVDGQVSFDYGEAFRRSRRVADGRVKGVHYLMKKNGITEFTGRGTFVDANTLEVAQADGSTATVSFDHCIIATGATPRLLPGTRRSDRVVTYEEQILADDLPRSVVIAGAGAIGVEFAYVLHNYGVKVTIVEFLDRMAPLEDKDVSAELAKQYRKLGIDVMTSTRVESIDESGPQVRVTVTGKDGAQQVLEADKVLQAIGFAPNVTGYGLEATGVRLTERGAIDVDGRCRTSVPHIYAIGDVTAKLMLAHTAESMGVVAAETIAGAETMELDYPMIPRATYCQPQIASFGWTEEQAREKGFDVKVAKFPFTANGKAHGLGDSTGFVKLISDAKYGEIIGAHLIGPDVTELLPELTLAQQWDLTVHEVARNVHAHPTLGEAVKEAVHGLAGHMINF; from the coding sequence ATGTCAGACCGCTTCGACGTCGTCGTGCTCGGAGCCGGCCCCGGCGGCTACGTCGCCGCGATCCGCGCGGCCCAGCTGGGCAAGCGGGTCGCGGTCGTGGAGGAGAAGTACTGGGGCGGCGTCTGCCTGAACGTCGGCTGCATCCCCACCAAGGCGCTCCTGCGCAACGCCGAACTGGCGCACATCTTCACGCACGAGGCGAAGACCTTCGGCATCAAGGTCGACGGCCAGGTCTCCTTCGACTACGGCGAGGCGTTCCGGCGCAGCCGCCGGGTCGCGGACGGCCGGGTGAAGGGCGTCCACTACCTGATGAAGAAGAACGGGATCACCGAGTTCACCGGCCGCGGCACCTTCGTCGACGCGAACACCCTGGAGGTGGCACAGGCCGACGGTTCGACGGCCACGGTCTCCTTCGACCACTGCATCATCGCGACCGGTGCCACGCCCCGCCTGCTCCCCGGCACGCGCCGCAGCGACCGCGTCGTCACCTACGAGGAGCAGATCCTCGCCGATGACCTGCCGCGGTCCGTGGTGATCGCGGGCGCCGGCGCGATCGGCGTCGAGTTCGCGTACGTGCTGCACAACTACGGCGTGAAGGTGACGATCGTCGAGTTCCTCGACCGGATGGCGCCCCTGGAGGACAAGGACGTCTCGGCGGAGCTCGCCAAGCAGTACCGCAAGCTCGGCATCGACGTCATGACGTCGACGCGGGTGGAGTCGATCGACGAGTCGGGCCCGCAGGTCCGCGTCACCGTCACGGGCAAGGACGGCGCCCAGCAGGTGCTGGAGGCCGACAAGGTCCTCCAGGCGATCGGCTTCGCGCCGAACGTCACGGGCTACGGGCTGGAGGCCACCGGTGTCCGGCTCACCGAGCGCGGCGCCATCGACGTGGACGGGCGGTGCCGCACCTCGGTGCCGCACATCTACGCCATCGGCGACGTGACGGCGAAGCTGATGCTCGCGCACACGGCCGAGTCGATGGGCGTCGTGGCCGCCGAGACCATCGCGGGCGCCGAGACGATGGAGCTCGACTACCCGATGATCCCGCGCGCGACGTACTGCCAGCCGCAGATCGCCAGCTTCGGCTGGACCGAGGAGCAGGCCCGCGAGAAGGGCTTCGACGTCAAGGTCGCCAAGTTCCCGTTCACCGCGAACGGCAAGGCGCACGGCCTCGGCGACTCGACGGGCTTCGTGAAGCTGATCAGCGACGCCAAGTACGGCGAGATCATCGGCGCCCACCTCATCGGACCGGACGTCACGGAGCTGCTGCCCGAGCTGACACTGGCCCAGCAGTGGGACCTGACGGTCCATGAGGTCGCGCGCAACGTCCACGCCCACCCGACGCTGGGCGAGGCGGTGAAGGAGGCCGTGCACGGCCTCGCCGGTCACATGATCAATTTCTGA
- a CDS encoding HAD family hydrolase, with protein MSAFPYRLVATDLDGTLLRSDGSVSPRTRAALAAATAAGAAHIVVTGRSVPWTRHILDDLGYDGLAVCGQGAQVYHAGEHRLLTSVTLDRQLAGLALSKLEAEVGPLALAASRDGLEGEVLVGRGYRVQEGPLPYLPLEDPADLWSAPLNKVYVQHPDLDDDALATVARQVVGGLVDVVMAGPGIVEILPLGLSKATGLSLAARRLGMKAADTIAFGDMPNDIPMFAWAAHGVAMANAHETLKAVAHEVTESHDDDGIATVLERLLTD; from the coding sequence GTGAGCGCCTTCCCCTACCGGCTCGTCGCGACCGACCTCGACGGGACGCTGCTGCGCTCCGACGGCTCCGTGTCGCCGCGCACGCGCGCCGCGCTCGCCGCCGCCACGGCGGCGGGCGCCGCGCACATCGTGGTCACCGGCCGGTCCGTGCCCTGGACCCGGCACATCCTCGATGACCTCGGCTACGACGGGCTCGCGGTGTGCGGCCAGGGCGCGCAGGTCTACCACGCGGGTGAGCACCGGCTGCTGACGTCGGTGACGCTGGACCGGCAGCTCGCGGGGCTCGCCCTGTCGAAGCTGGAGGCCGAGGTGGGCCCGCTGGCGCTCGCCGCCAGCCGCGACGGTCTGGAGGGCGAGGTGCTCGTCGGCCGCGGCTACCGGGTCCAGGAGGGCCCGCTGCCGTACCTGCCGCTCGAGGACCCCGCCGATCTGTGGTCCGCCCCGCTGAACAAGGTGTACGTCCAGCACCCCGACCTCGACGACGACGCACTCGCCACGGTGGCGCGCCAGGTGGTCGGCGGACTGGTGGACGTGGTCATGGCGGGCCCGGGGATAGTGGAGATCCTGCCGCTGGGCCTCAGCAAGGCGACGGGGCTGTCCCTGGCGGCCCGCCGCCTCGGGATGAAGGCCGCGGACACGATCGCCTTCGGTGACATGCCCAACGACATCCCGATGTTCGCCTGGGCCGCGCACGGCGTGGCCATGGCCAACGCCCACGAGACGCTGAAGGCCGTCGCCCACGAGGTCACGGAGTCCCACGACGACGACGGCATCGCCACGGTCCTGGAGAGGCTCCTCACCGACTGA
- the serS gene encoding serine--tRNA ligase — MIDLRLLREDPDRVRASQRARGEDVELVDALLSADERRRSSGVRFDELRSEQKSLGKLIPKASPEEKAELLKRAEQLKADVKAADAEQHEADEETRRLLLRLGNIVHTDVPVGGEEDFVVLETHGTIRDFAAEGFEPKDHLEIGEALAAIDVERGAKVSGSRFYYLTGVGALLELALVNAAIAQATEAGFVPMLTPTLVRPRAMEGTGFLGQAAENVYHLEKDDYYLVGTSEVPLAAYHMDEIIDADKLPLRYAGFSPCYRREAGTYGKDTRGIFRVHQFDKVEMFSYVAPEEAEAEHKRLLEWEKQWLTSLELPFQVIDVATGDLGASASRKYDCEAWIPTQGKYRELTSASNCDSFQARRLSVRMRDGKKVQPLSTLNGTLCAVPRTIVAILENHQLADGSVRVPEVLRPYLGGRELLEPVAK; from the coding sequence GTGATTGACCTTCGCCTGCTCCGTGAGGACCCCGACCGTGTTCGCGCCTCCCAGCGCGCCCGTGGAGAGGACGTCGAGCTCGTCGACGCCCTGCTCTCCGCCGATGAGCGGCGCAGGTCGTCCGGCGTCCGCTTCGACGAGCTCCGCTCCGAACAGAAGTCGCTCGGCAAGCTGATCCCCAAGGCGTCCCCGGAGGAGAAGGCCGAGCTGCTCAAGCGCGCCGAGCAGCTGAAGGCCGACGTCAAGGCCGCCGACGCCGAGCAGCACGAGGCCGACGAGGAGACCCGTCGCCTGCTGCTCCGGCTCGGCAACATCGTCCACACGGACGTCCCGGTCGGCGGCGAGGAGGACTTCGTCGTCCTGGAGACGCACGGCACGATCCGCGACTTCGCCGCCGAGGGCTTCGAGCCCAAGGACCACCTGGAGATCGGCGAGGCGCTGGCCGCCATCGATGTCGAGCGCGGCGCGAAGGTGTCGGGCTCCCGCTTCTACTACCTGACCGGTGTCGGCGCGCTCCTGGAGCTCGCCCTCGTCAACGCGGCCATCGCGCAGGCGACCGAGGCCGGCTTCGTCCCGATGCTCACGCCGACGCTCGTGCGCCCGCGTGCCATGGAGGGCACGGGCTTCCTCGGCCAGGCCGCGGAGAACGTCTACCACCTGGAGAAGGACGACTACTACCTGGTCGGGACGTCCGAGGTGCCGCTCGCCGCGTACCACATGGACGAGATCATCGACGCCGACAAGCTGCCGCTGCGGTACGCCGGCTTCTCCCCCTGCTACCGGCGCGAGGCCGGTACGTACGGCAAGGACACCCGCGGCATCTTCCGCGTCCACCAGTTCGACAAGGTCGAGATGTTCTCGTACGTCGCGCCGGAGGAGGCCGAGGCCGAGCACAAGCGGCTCCTGGAGTGGGAGAAGCAGTGGCTGACCTCGCTGGAGCTGCCGTTCCAGGTGATCGACGTCGCCACCGGTGACCTCGGCGCGTCCGCGTCGCGCAAGTACGACTGCGAGGCGTGGATCCCGACGCAGGGCAAGTACCGCGAGCTGACGTCCGCGTCGAACTGCGACAGCTTCCAGGCCCGCCGCCTCTCCGTCCGCATGCGCGACGGGAAGAAGGTGCAGCCCCTGTCGACGCTGAACGGCACGCTGTGCGCCGTGCCGCGCACGATCGTGGCCATCCTGGAGAACCACCAGCTGGCCGACGGCTCCGTGCGCGTGCCCGAGGTGCTCCGGCCGTACCTCGGCGGCCGGGAGCTGCTGGAGCCCGTGGCCAAGTGA
- the pheA gene encoding prephenate dehydratase, with protein sequence MSATRFTYLGPEGTFTEAALRTLPEAATRELVPMVSVPAALDAVRNGEAAAALVPIENSVEGGVTATLDELASGEPLMIYREVLLPIAFALLVRPGTALTDVKTVTGHPVAQPQVRNWLRRHLPEAVWESAASNADGARLVQEGRFDAAFAGAFAAATYGLEALVEDIHDAENAETRFVLVGRPARPAAPTGADKTSMVLWLRDDHPGALLELLQEFAVRGVNLMLIQSRPTGAGIGNYCFAVDAEGHVADRRMGEALMGLKRICPKVRFLGSYPRAGVAVADVRALRPGTTDSDFTAAADWLARCQDGRGA encoded by the coding sequence ATGTCGGCCACGCGATTCACGTATCTCGGTCCCGAGGGCACCTTCACGGAGGCGGCCCTGCGCACGCTGCCGGAAGCCGCGACGCGGGAGCTGGTGCCGATGGTGTCGGTGCCCGCCGCCCTCGACGCCGTGCGCAACGGCGAGGCGGCCGCCGCCCTCGTCCCCATCGAGAACTCCGTGGAGGGCGGGGTCACCGCGACCCTCGACGAGCTGGCCTCCGGCGAACCGCTGATGATCTACCGCGAGGTGCTGCTGCCGATCGCCTTCGCGCTGCTGGTGCGACCGGGTACGGCGCTGACCGACGTCAAGACGGTGACGGGCCACCCGGTGGCGCAGCCGCAGGTGCGGAACTGGCTGCGCCGCCACCTGCCGGAGGCGGTGTGGGAGTCGGCCGCGTCGAACGCGGACGGGGCCCGGCTGGTGCAGGAGGGCCGGTTCGACGCGGCGTTCGCGGGTGCGTTCGCGGCGGCGACGTACGGGCTGGAGGCCCTGGTCGAGGACATCCACGACGCGGAGAACGCCGAGACGCGGTTCGTGCTGGTGGGCCGGCCGGCGCGACCCGCGGCGCCGACGGGCGCGGACAAGACGTCGATGGTGCTGTGGCTGCGGGACGACCACCCCGGCGCGCTGCTGGAGCTGCTGCAGGAGTTCGCGGTGCGCGGCGTCAACCTGATGCTGATCCAGTCGCGGCCCACGGGTGCGGGGATCGGCAACTACTGCTTCGCCGTCGACGCCGAGGGGCACGTGGCGGACCGGCGGATGGGTGAGGCACTGATGGGGCTGAAGCGGATCTGCCCGAAGGTCCGGTTCCTGGGTTCGTATCCGCGGGCGGGCGTGGCCGTCGCGGACGTGCGCGCGCTGCGGCCCGGTACGACCGATTCCGATTTCACGGCGGCGGCGGACTGGCTGGCGCGGTGCCAGGACGGCCGCGGCGCCTGA
- the efeB gene encoding iron uptake transporter deferrochelatase/peroxidase subunit, with protein sequence MSDNLEISRRRLLGTMGAAGATGLAVGAAGGAVGHAVLGDGSGTTGPALATVGSTRVPFRGAHQAGILQPLQARGHLVAFDLAPGAGRKEAVALMRRWSTAAELLMAGEPVGPSDGGIARDAGPCSLTVTFGFGRSFFDRTGLVARRPQELEPLPAFSSDRLDPKRSDGDLWVQIGADDALVAFHALRTVQREAGAAVRVRWQMNGFNRSLGATARPMTARNLMGQVDGTGNPKPTDPGFDRHVFVAAGGAQPWMTGGSYAVVRRIRMLLDDWDALPLKHQEAVIGRRKSDGAPLTGGTETTEPDLDKLGPDGKPVIPADAHARISAPEQNGGATMLRRPFSFHDGIGPDGTPDAGLLFVCWQADPTRAFVPVQRKLDRGDALSAFIRHEASALFAVPGGPADGEYVGQRLLEA encoded by the coding sequence ATGAGCGACAACCTGGAGATTTCGAGGCGGCGGCTGCTCGGCACCATGGGCGCCGCGGGCGCGACGGGGCTCGCGGTCGGTGCGGCCGGGGGCGCCGTCGGACACGCGGTGCTCGGCGACGGGTCCGGTACGACGGGTCCGGCACTGGCGACCGTCGGTTCGACGCGCGTGCCGTTCCGGGGGGCCCACCAGGCGGGCATCCTCCAGCCGCTGCAGGCGCGCGGCCACCTCGTCGCCTTCGACCTGGCGCCGGGCGCCGGGCGCAAGGAGGCCGTCGCGCTGATGCGGCGCTGGTCGACGGCGGCGGAGCTGCTGATGGCGGGCGAGCCGGTGGGCCCGAGCGACGGCGGGATCGCGCGGGACGCGGGGCCCTGCTCCCTGACGGTCACCTTCGGCTTCGGGCGGTCGTTCTTCGACCGTACGGGGCTGGTGGCGCGGCGGCCGCAGGAGCTGGAGCCGCTGCCGGCGTTCTCGTCCGACCGGTTGGACCCCAAGCGGTCCGACGGTGACCTGTGGGTGCAGATCGGCGCCGACGACGCGCTCGTCGCGTTCCACGCGCTGCGCACCGTCCAGCGCGAGGCGGGCGCCGCGGTGAGGGTGCGCTGGCAGATGAACGGCTTCAACCGCTCGCTCGGCGCGACGGCCCGGCCCATGACCGCCCGCAACCTGATGGGGCAGGTCGACGGCACCGGCAACCCGAAGCCGACCGACCCGGGCTTCGACCGGCACGTCTTCGTCGCCGCCGGCGGGGCCCAGCCCTGGATGACGGGTGGGTCGTACGCGGTGGTGCGGCGGATCCGGATGCTCCTGGACGACTGGGACGCGCTGCCGCTGAAGCACCAGGAGGCGGTCATAGGCCGCCGCAAGTCCGACGGCGCCCCGCTCACCGGCGGTACCGAGACCACGGAACCGGACCTGGACAAGCTGGGCCCGGACGGCAAGCCGGTGATCCCGGCCGACGCCCACGCGCGGATCTCGGCGCCCGAGCAGAACGGCGGGGCGACGATGCTGCGCCGCCCGTTCTCCTTCCACGACGGGATCGGCCCGGACGGGACGCCGGACGCCGGACTGCTGTTCGTCTGCTGGCAGGCGGACCCGACGCGGGCGTTCGTGCCGGTACAGCGGAAGCTGGACCGCGGCGACGCCCTGTCGGCGTTCATCCGTCACGAGGCCAGCGCCCTGTTCGCCGTGCCGGGCGGTCCGGCGGACGGCGAGTACGTGGGTCAGCGGCTGCTGGAGGCATGA
- a CDS encoding copper resistance protein CopC codes for MTADAPRPHSPSRRPHRLAALLLLTAALLGTALCGAASAHSALTGSDPADGAVVATAPQRVTLTFSEQVALGDDSIRVLEPSGKRADTGELQDLCSGSLVRYGVDLRDGLPKGTYTVAWQAVSADSHPISGAFSFSIGAPSATAVVLPEQRAGGGAVGVLYDVGRYVSYAGFVVLVGGAAFVLACWPRGAGVRPVQRLVAYGWVTLTAATLALLLLRGPYTGSGELGDAFDPGVLQGVLGTKTGAALTSRLLLVGAAALFVAVLFGPYARREGPGDRRDLVFGLGVGGTVVAAGLAGTWALSEHASTGVQPWLAMPLDVLHLLAVAGWLGGLAALLVALYRAPSIERAAVLRYSRLAFGAVLVLVVTGLYQSWRQVGSWTALTGTAYGRLLLAKVALIAVLLGAGWVSRRWTRQLAGTLPAVPAEPGETAEPGETAEPGADDAVPGPVADGVPGPMDDPVRAAQLARQRAAVAVARERRVRDADPARAGLRRSVLAEASVVVVLLGVTTVLTATEPGRTQERADRAQAASATAVPDRPVDVSLPFDTGGPNGTGTVRLSLDPGRSGGNSLRVAVDGPDGRPRDVAELKVSFTLDAQRIGPLPVPLDRDAPGRWTARSAQLPMPGDWRMRVTVRTSDIDQTTIDKNVKIG; via the coding sequence ATGACGGCCGACGCCCCCCGCCCCCACTCCCCCAGCCGGCGCCCACACCGGCTGGCGGCCCTGCTGCTGCTCACGGCGGCGCTGCTCGGCACCGCGCTCTGCGGCGCGGCGTCCGCGCACTCCGCCCTGACCGGCAGCGACCCGGCGGACGGTGCGGTGGTCGCCACCGCGCCGCAGCGGGTCACGCTCACCTTCTCCGAGCAGGTCGCCCTCGGCGACGACAGCATCCGCGTCCTCGAACCCAGCGGGAAGCGGGCGGACACCGGTGAGCTCCAGGACCTGTGCAGCGGATCGCTCGTCCGGTACGGCGTGGACCTCCGCGACGGGCTCCCCAAGGGCACGTACACCGTGGCCTGGCAGGCCGTGTCCGCGGACAGCCACCCGATCTCGGGGGCGTTCAGCTTCTCCATCGGCGCGCCGTCCGCGACCGCGGTCGTCCTGCCGGAGCAGCGGGCGGGCGGCGGTGCCGTGGGCGTGCTGTACGACGTCGGCCGGTACGTGTCGTACGCGGGGTTCGTCGTCCTCGTGGGCGGGGCGGCGTTCGTGCTGGCGTGCTGGCCGCGGGGTGCCGGGGTGCGGCCGGTGCAGCGGCTCGTCGCGTACGGCTGGGTGACGCTCACCGCGGCCACCCTCGCCCTGCTCCTGCTGCGCGGGCCGTACACCGGCTCCGGTGAGCTGGGGGACGCGTTCGACCCGGGCGTGCTCCAGGGCGTCCTGGGCACCAAGACCGGTGCCGCGCTGACCTCCCGTCTGCTGCTCGTGGGGGCGGCGGCGCTGTTCGTCGCGGTCCTGTTCGGTCCGTACGCGCGGCGCGAGGGGCCGGGCGACCGGCGGGACCTGGTCTTCGGTCTGGGCGTCGGCGGCACGGTCGTCGCGGCGGGGCTCGCCGGTACGTGGGCCCTGTCGGAGCACGCCTCGACGGGCGTCCAGCCGTGGCTCGCCATGCCGCTGGACGTGCTGCACCTGCTGGCCGTCGCGGGCTGGCTGGGCGGTCTCGCCGCGCTGCTCGTCGCGCTGTACCGGGCGCCGTCGATCGAGCGCGCGGCGGTACTGCGGTACTCGCGTCTGGCGTTCGGCGCCGTGCTGGTGCTGGTCGTGACGGGGCTGTACCAGTCGTGGCGGCAGGTCGGCTCGTGGACGGCGCTGACGGGTACGGCGTACGGGCGGCTGCTGCTCGCCAAGGTCGCGCTGATCGCCGTCCTGCTGGGCGCCGGCTGGGTGTCGCGGCGCTGGACCCGTCAGCTCGCCGGGACGCTGCCCGCGGTACCGGCGGAGCCGGGGGAGACGGCGGAGCCGGGGGAGACGGCGGAGCCGGGCGCGGACGACGCCGTGCCCGGGCCGGTGGCGGACGGCGTACCCGGGCCGATGGACGATCCGGTGCGGGCCGCGCAGCTCGCCCGGCAGCGGGCCGCCGTGGCGGTGGCCCGCGAGCGGCGCGTCCGGGACGCGGACCCGGCGCGGGCCGGGCTGCGCCGCTCGGTGCTCGCCGAGGCGTCCGTCGTCGTCGTCCTCCTGGGCGTGACCACCGTGCTCACCGCGACCGAGCCGGGGCGGACGCAGGAGCGGGCCGACCGGGCGCAGGCCGCGTCCGCGACGGCCGTACCGGACCGCCCCGTCGATGTCAGCCTGCCGTTCGACACCGGCGGCCCGAACGGCACCGGCACCGTCCGGCTGAGCCTCGACCCCGGCCGGTCGGGGGGCAACTCGCTGCGCGTGGCCGTCGACGGGCCGGACGGCAGGCCGCGGGACGTGGCCGAACTGAAGGTGTCGTTCACGCTGGACGCGCAGCGGATCGGGCCGCTGCCCGTCCCCCTCGACCGGGACGCGCCGGGCCGCTGGACGGCCCGCTCGGCACAGCTGCCGATGCCGGGCGACTGGCGGATGCGGGTGACCGTGCGCACCTCGGACATCGATCAGACCACCATCGACAAGAACGTGAAGATCGGTTGA